A part of Campylobacter concisus genomic DNA contains:
- the tupC gene encoding tungstate ABC transporter ATP-binding protein TupC has protein sequence MINVRNLRLNYGANEILNIPRLDIDVTKITALTGSNGSGKSTLMRVMSFLQKPTSGEVRLWGSSAPSLNLLRDVSVLLPEPALLKRSVRENFRAVLKSRGVLGEFDERASEALNLVGLDESFLSKRHFELSSGQTQRVSFALNLALRSRLYLLDEPTNSVDVGTSKLFGKAVLYMRQRYGCGFVIASHDDKWLSAVAEENVFLHKGRVCEFEYKNIFDAQGGVLKFDENASVNLPQNLRNAVKIAVNPSKITLSKTPIEGYLGGILHSVSLYLGKDLLVKIKIGDFLIKTLAPNSQNFNVGENIYFKFDEEAFLGLE, from the coding sequence GTGATAAACGTTAGAAATTTACGCCTAAACTACGGCGCGAACGAGATTTTAAACATCCCGCGCCTTGATATCGACGTCACCAAAATCACCGCGCTAACTGGCAGCAACGGTAGCGGCAAAAGCACGCTAATGCGAGTGATGTCGTTTTTACAAAAGCCCACTAGCGGCGAGGTGCGGCTGTGGGGAAGCAGCGCGCCGAGTCTAAATTTACTGCGCGACGTTAGCGTTTTGTTGCCAGAGCCCGCGCTTTTAAAACGCTCCGTGAGGGAAAATTTTAGAGCCGTTTTAAAAAGCCGCGGAGTACTGGGAGAATTTGACGAGCGAGCGAGCGAGGCGTTAAATTTGGTCGGTCTTGACGAGAGCTTTTTAAGCAAGCGCCACTTTGAGCTAAGCTCGGGGCAGACGCAGCGCGTTAGCTTTGCGTTAAATTTGGCGCTTAGATCGCGGCTTTATCTACTCGACGAGCCGACAAATAGCGTGGACGTGGGCACCTCAAAGCTGTTTGGCAAGGCGGTGCTTTATATGCGGCAAAGATACGGTTGCGGCTTTGTGATCGCTAGCCACGACGACAAATGGCTAAGCGCGGTCGCCGAAGAAAACGTCTTTTTGCACAAGGGTCGCGTGTGCGAATTTGAGTACAAAAACATATTTGACGCGCAGGGCGGAGTTTTAAAATTTGACGAAAACGCGAGCGTAAATTTGCCGCAAAATTTACGTAACGCCGTAAAAATTGCCGTAAATCCAAGTAAAATAACGCTAAGCAAAACGCCGATAGAAGGCTACTTAGGCGGCATCTTGCACTCGGTTTCGCTCTATCTTGGCAAAGATCTTTTGGTAAAAATCAAAATCGGCGACTTTCTGATAAAAACCCTGGCGCCTAATTCGCAAAATTTTAACGTCGGCGAAAATATTTATTTTAAATTTGACGAGGAAGCGTTTTTGGGGCTTGAGTGA
- a CDS encoding DEAD/DEAH box helicase, with amino-acid sequence MVNIIIGSTQKPLASEELKRYFQRDSDLEGYLYIGYPIIGTVEGAYPIDALWISKEKGLVIFNLVENKNIEGYEEIQDDCANKVESKLKGYKQLVKKRQLCVDINVITFAPFIESLTDYNKYYPLCNINTMTKCISEVEWKDQEYYNDLVSVLQAISTIRKGKKRKEVLSANSKGAKLKTLEDSIANLDNRQSQAVIETVEGVQRIRGLAGSGKTIVLALKAAYLHAQHPDWKIAITFNTRSLKGQLRRLINTFYIEQTNEEPDWDNLQIMHAWGSSGGGDNNGIYYTFCALNNVQYRDYRTARNRFGSLDPFGETCEKALNEVKSNVMEIFDAVLVDEAQDFSPSFLRMCYEMSKNPKRLVYAYDELQNLRTQSLPSPEEIFGNFENGTPKVKFYAPEEGKPQQDIILEKCYRNSRPALVTAHALGFGIYRENETNSKTGLVQMFEQHSLWGDVGYEVKEGTLEDGKHVILARTASSSPEFLEKHSDIDDLIIFKSFKSQEEQNKWVAEQIKINLTEDELRTDDIIVINPDPLTTKVNVAPIRAMLFEKNINSHTAGVDTTPDIFFAENNDSVAFTGIYRAKGNEAAMVYVINAESCYDSYYDLAKKRNQLFTAITRSKAWVRVLGVGEDMDKLIDEYKKIKSHNYTLDFIYPDKSQREKMNIVNRDMSAAEKNKVQKSKINIENLVTELENGEIFLEDLGEEQIARLKKLLKRGEQF; translated from the coding sequence ATGGTAAATATAATTATTGGGTCAACGCAAAAACCATTAGCCAGTGAAGAGTTAAAAAGATACTTTCAAAGAGATAGTGACTTAGAAGGATATCTATATATTGGATATCCAATAATAGGAACCGTAGAAGGGGCATATCCTATAGATGCATTATGGATTTCTAAAGAAAAGGGATTGGTTATTTTTAATTTAGTTGAAAATAAGAATATTGAAGGTTATGAAGAAATCCAGGATGACTGTGCTAATAAAGTTGAATCCAAATTAAAAGGATACAAACAATTGGTGAAAAAAAGGCAATTGTGTGTTGATATAAATGTGATAACTTTTGCTCCATTTATTGAATCGCTAACAGACTATAATAAGTACTATCCTTTATGTAATATTAACACCATGACAAAATGTATTTCAGAGGTAGAATGGAAAGACCAAGAGTATTATAATGATTTAGTTTCAGTTCTACAAGCAATTTCAACCATTAGAAAAGGGAAGAAGAGAAAAGAGGTTTTAAGTGCTAATTCCAAGGGTGCTAAGCTAAAGACACTGGAGGACTCTATTGCTAATTTAGATAACAGACAGAGCCAAGCGGTAATAGAAACTGTTGAGGGGGTGCAAAGGATACGCGGACTAGCTGGATCAGGAAAAACAATAGTACTTGCATTAAAAGCAGCTTATTTGCACGCTCAGCATCCTGACTGGAAAATAGCTATTACATTTAATACAAGATCATTAAAAGGGCAACTTAGACGATTAATTAATACATTTTATATAGAACAAACAAACGAAGAACCCGATTGGGATAATTTGCAAATTATGCATGCATGGGGTTCTTCTGGCGGCGGAGATAATAATGGGATATACTATACTTTTTGTGCTTTAAACAATGTGCAATATAGAGATTATAGAACAGCGAGAAATAGGTTTGGCTCATTAGATCCATTTGGAGAAACATGTGAAAAAGCATTAAATGAAGTAAAATCGAATGTTATGGAGATATTTGATGCTGTGTTGGTTGATGAAGCGCAAGATTTTTCGCCGAGCTTTTTGAGGATGTGTTATGAGATGTCAAAGAATCCTAAAAGATTGGTTTACGCATACGATGAGTTGCAAAATTTAAGAACACAGTCTCTACCGTCACCGGAAGAGATATTTGGTAATTTTGAAAACGGAACACCGAAAGTTAAATTTTATGCCCCTGAGGAAGGAAAACCACAACAGGATATTATTCTTGAAAAGTGCTATAGAAATTCAAGACCTGCATTGGTGACAGCCCATGCACTAGGCTTTGGCATATATAGAGAGAACGAGACAAATTCAAAAACAGGTTTGGTACAAATGTTTGAGCAGCATTCCTTATGGGGGGATGTTGGATACGAGGTAAAAGAAGGAACTTTAGAAGATGGAAAGCATGTTATTTTGGCAAGAACTGCATCAAGTAGTCCCGAATTCTTAGAAAAGCATTCTGATATTGATGATTTAATTATATTTAAGTCCTTTAAAAGTCAAGAAGAACAGAATAAATGGGTTGCCGAGCAAATAAAAATCAATTTAACAGAAGATGAATTAAGGACAGATGATATTATTGTAATTAACCCTGATCCGTTGACTACAAAAGTAAATGTAGCTCCTATTCGAGCTATGCTTTTTGAAAAAAATATCAATTCTCATACAGCTGGAGTAGATACTACACCAGATATATTTTTTGCAGAAAACAATGACTCAGTGGCATTTACTGGTATTTATAGAGCTAAAGGAAATGAGGCAGCTATGGTATATGTTATAAATGCTGAATCTTGTTATGATTCTTATTATGACTTAGCTAAGAAAAGGAATCAGTTATTTACAGCTATAACAAGAAGTAAAGCCTGGGTAAGAGTTTTAGGTGTTGGAGAAGATATGGATAAATTAATTGATGAATATAAAAAAATAAAGTCTCACAATTATACTTTGGATTTTATTTATCCAGATAAATCTCAAAGAGAAAAAATGAACATAGTTAATCGTGATATGAGTGCAGCAGAAAAGAATAAAGTTCAGAAAAGCAAAATAAATATAGAAAATTTAGTTACGGAGCTTGAAAACGGGGAAATTTTCTTGGAAGACTTGGGAGAAGAACAGATTGCTCGCCTAAAAAAATTGTTGAAAAGAGGTGAGCAGTTCTAA
- a CDS encoding TorD/DmsD family molecular chaperone, which yields MTSKGEFAAGRGLYYSLFSRFFVFSQEADRFSGVNAMLGLASAHALNEESADAIMRIQAKFDEKNSQNLADEFDEIFHALPSPLRNSLSYYDEGYEVGHACAKVRKILARTDIRRDEAKFKENEDNVGFVFALMSEFIARESEQELYGELEEQLFKEIINPNIDEFINDLFNHESSEIYKDVAVLLQGFIEFERVVLSAPRPINQGKNKKTLDGVSRSEAIRRQKNRVRKIKAMEEENAKK from the coding sequence ATGACTAGCAAGGGCGAATTTGCGGCGGGACGTGGGCTTTACTACTCGCTATTTTCGCGTTTTTTCGTTTTTAGCCAAGAAGCCGATAGATTTAGCGGCGTAAACGCGATGCTAGGCCTTGCCTCGGCGCACGCTCTAAACGAGGAATCGGCCGACGCGATAATGCGCATACAGGCAAAATTCGACGAGAAAAATTCGCAAAATTTAGCGGATGAATTCGATGAAATTTTCCACGCTCTGCCAAGTCCGCTTAGAAACTCGCTGTCCTACTACGACGAGGGCTACGAAGTCGGACACGCCTGCGCAAAAGTGCGTAAAATTTTAGCCCGCACAGACATTAGGCGCGACGAGGCTAAATTTAAAGAAAACGAAGACAACGTGGGCTTCGTGTTTGCGCTGATGAGCGAATTTATCGCGCGAGAGAGCGAGCAGGAGCTATACGGCGAGCTTGAGGAGCAGCTTTTTAAGGAGATCATAAACCCAAACATCGACGAGTTTATAAATGATCTTTTTAACCACGAAAGCAGCGAAATTTATAAAGACGTCGCAGTGCTTTTGCAAGGATTTATAGAGTTTGAGCGCGTAGTTTTAAGCGCGCCGCGTCCTATAAATCAAGGCAAAAACAAAAAGACTTTGGACGGAGTTTCAAGATCTGAGGCCATAAGAAGACAAAAAAACCGAGTGAGAAAGATAAAAGCTATGGAGGAAGAAAATGCAAAAAAATAG
- the tupA gene encoding tungstate ABC transporter substrate-binding protein TupA, whose product MKKVILGSLIASVLAFAGDSELIMATTTSTDNTGLLDAIYPTYKAKTGVDIKWTAVGTGAALKLGENCDADILFVHSPKVEKEFVEKGFGVERKAVMYNDFVVIADKSIADKFKGKDIKESFELIKKENIKFFSRGDKSGTDNKEKGIWKKIIGEVPEKDGWYMQTGQGMLATINAAAEQKGVTFTDRGTYIKYEDTKKGAPEMVIINEGDNDLKNFYSLIAVNPKHCAKADIENANKFIEWATGEEGQKFIGDFKLLDKPLFTPDANTRKN is encoded by the coding sequence ATGAAAAAAGTAATATTAGGCTCGCTAATAGCGAGCGTTTTGGCGTTTGCGGGCGATAGCGAACTCATCATGGCTACCACCACCAGCACTGATAACACGGGGCTACTAGACGCGATCTACCCTACGTATAAGGCAAAAACCGGCGTCGATATCAAATGGACCGCCGTAGGCACGGGCGCTGCTTTAAAACTTGGCGAAAACTGCGATGCGGACATACTTTTCGTGCATTCGCCAAAAGTTGAGAAAGAATTCGTAGAAAAAGGCTTTGGCGTCGAGAGAAAAGCCGTAATGTACAATGATTTCGTCGTTATCGCCGATAAATCTATCGCCGATAAATTTAAAGGCAAAGACATAAAAGAGAGCTTTGAGCTGATCAAAAAAGAGAATATCAAATTTTTCTCTCGCGGCGATAAATCAGGCACTGACAACAAAGAAAAAGGTATCTGGAAAAAAATCATCGGCGAAGTGCCTGAAAAAGACGGCTGGTATATGCAAACCGGCCAAGGCATGCTAGCTACCATCAACGCTGCAGCCGAGCAAAAGGGCGTGACGTTCACCGACCGCGGCACCTACATCAAGTACGAGGACACCAAAAAAGGCGCGCCTGAGATGGTCATCATCAACGAGGGCGACAACGACCTAAAGAACTTCTACTCGCTAATCGCGGTAAATCCGAAGCACTGCGCTAAGGCCGACATCGAAAACGCAAATAAATTTATAGAGTGGGCGACCGGCGAAGAGGGTCAGAAATTTATCGGCGACTTTAAGCTGCTAGATAAGCCGCTTTTCACGCCTGACGCGAATACTCGCAAAAACTAA
- a CDS encoding DUF2290 domain-containing protein: MLTAKKIYTQIERITADIIKTGLCDDQNFPSIRKYSEGIEEVSVSTYDNNIFLKSIPYTDMYLELYRNRMFNIKMIDGALIQMQYRFRKDKIESHRLAFFPAPDLEIFQNESDLYLEDEIYSDILDRRVVSVPLRFDFDDGKDSYGEKISQPIIHPVSHLTIGQYRNCRIPVSSALTPYQFLKFVIMNFYNTAYTSYSSHFTEHKDCFDKTLYLEETEIVNICTPVYKK, from the coding sequence ATGCTGACTGCAAAAAAAATTTATACCCAGATAGAAAGGATAACAGCTGATATAATTAAAACCGGGCTTTGTGATGATCAAAATTTTCCATCTATAAGGAAATATTCAGAGGGAATTGAAGAGGTGAGTGTGAGTACTTATGACAATAATATCTTTTTAAAGAGCATTCCATATACAGATATGTATTTAGAGTTATATAGAAATAGAATGTTCAATATAAAAATGATAGATGGAGCCTTAATACAGATGCAATATCGATTTAGAAAAGATAAAATAGAGAGTCACCGATTGGCTTTTTTCCCTGCACCTGATTTAGAGATATTTCAAAACGAATCAGACCTTTATTTGGAAGATGAAATTTATAGTGATATTTTAGATAGAAGAGTAGTTTCTGTGCCTCTAAGGTTTGATTTTGATGATGGAAAGGATAGTTATGGGGAGAAGATAAGCCAACCCATTATTCATCCAGTTTCTCACCTAACTATAGGTCAATATAGAAATTGCAGAATACCAGTATCATCTGCATTGACTCCATATCAGTTTTTGAAGTTCGTTATTATGAATTTTTATAACACTGCTTATACTTCATATAGTTCTCACTTTACTGAACATAAGGATTGTTTTGATAAAACACTATACCTTGAAGAAACAGAGATAGTAAATATATGTACGCCTGTTTACAAAAAGTAA
- the tupB gene encoding tungstate ABC transporter permease TupB — protein sequence MDFLLNGFLEAFRLLFSGDEETYSAIRATLYTSSFSIFFTILVGFPLGFTLGFYDFKGRRILRLLSDTALAMPTVAIGLILYAFITRNGPFGEFGLLFTLKAVMLGQFVLALPIIISLSASVVENMDKKHYLTILNLRLSAPRLVGCVLYELRYALMVVVATAYGRIVAEVGVAMMIGGNIKYFTRTITTAVSLETNKGEFAMGIALALVLIFIAFAVNLAIHALKRLDR from the coding sequence TTGGACTTTCTACTAAACGGATTCTTAGAGGCCTTTAGGCTGCTTTTTAGCGGCGATGAGGAAACGTATTCGGCGATCAGGGCGACGCTTTACACTTCGAGCTTTTCGATATTTTTTACGATTTTAGTCGGTTTTCCGCTAGGCTTTACGCTGGGATTTTACGATTTTAAAGGGCGCAGGATTTTGAGACTGCTCAGCGATACGGCGCTTGCGATGCCCACCGTTGCTATCGGGCTTATTTTGTATGCATTTATCACGCGAAACGGCCCGTTTGGCGAGTTTGGGCTGCTTTTTACGCTAAAGGCCGTGATGCTGGGGCAGTTTGTGCTAGCACTACCTATCATCATCTCGCTAAGCGCTAGCGTCGTGGAAAATATGGACAAAAAACACTATCTAACCATCCTAAATTTACGCCTGAGCGCGCCGCGGCTAGTGGGCTGCGTGCTTTACGAGCTAAGGTATGCTCTGATGGTGGTCGTAGCGACGGCGTACGGGCGTATCGTGGCCGAGGTCGGCGTGGCGATGATGATCGGCGGAAATATCAAATATTTTACCCGCACGATCACGACTGCAGTGTCGCTGGAGACGAACAAAGGCGAGTTTGCCATGGGTATCGCGCTGGCTTTGGTGCTCATCTTTATCGCGTTTGCCGTAAATTTGGCGATACACGCGCTAAAAAGGCTTGACCGATGA
- a CDS encoding twin-arginine translocation signal domain-containing protein: MQKNRREFLKKAGLVGAAAATTGVATAAASNLKYGKSKKTEVLYKRSKNWDLYYEQAK; this comes from the coding sequence ATGCAAAAAAATAGGCGAGAATTTTTAAAAAAGGCGGGGCTAGTCGGCGCGGCAGCGGCTACAACCGGAGTAGCAACGGCAGCGGCGTCAAACCTAAAATACGGTAAAAGCAAAAAGACCGAAGTGCTTTATAAAAGAAGCAAAAACTGGGATCTATACTACGAACAAGCGAAATAA